Part of the Vigna angularis cultivar LongXiaoDou No.4 chromosome 1, ASM1680809v1, whole genome shotgun sequence genome, GGACctgcaaaagaaataaattaaagttaccCTGAAGTTATTGGAAGTGTCACGAAAACATAAACATTGAGTAAATTGATGCAATATTTGGTATGCTGCAATTGTGGTGAAGATATCATATTAATAAGAgttactttattttcttaatgaatgaaaatatttgaaaaggagTGTTTTGAAGAGAACTAAACCTGTGCAAAAGAATAGGCCCAGGGAGAGTACATTCCAGCATATTTTTCACGGTACAGAACACTGCGCTCTGTGGCCACATAGGGCAAAACTGATGAGCAGTTATTTATCCCAAAGAAAAGTACAGCAGAGTACATTGCACCAAATACATTGAACAAATCTTGTTGGCTATTTCTGTGACataaacaaaaaggaaaattattcAGTCCTTTTTAAAATGCAGCTTATTTAAATGCATTAGGAAAAtgcattttaaatatttcattttttcaatGTAGAGTAAAATTTTGACTACTaacattttctttcctttcttccagAACAGTATTCCAAACAGAAGAGACATGGCAGTCACAAAAATGATGCGAGTCAAGTTGTATGAAGGACTTCTCCAATAGGACAAATGTTGTTTCCACAAACATGCTTTGAACTGTTCCCAACCATTTTGTGGAAAATGAGATGGAAAATACAAATCTCTGGAGTCTGGTGGTGGTGTGCTTAATTGCTCAACCAACTCTTTGTTCTGTCTGCACTCAGTTGAATTAATATCATGTAAAGATCACATGCATATTATAAATACTATTTTGCTTGCTTTATTTCCACTTTTAAGATGAAAAAGATTTGCTTCGAGATTGGGATAATAGAAATACTATATAGGACCAGAAACTGGAGAAAATTAGTATATAGTACTAGCTAAGTTTGTGCTAGAAACTGTAAACAAATAATTCTTTCAAGAAGTGATACATAAATTAAGTTCTGCGATTTCTTACTCATATAAGGCTGATTCCCTataaatttgggcaaaatctaCTCCGAGTTCAGATTCTGCTGATCTTGAAGTAACCTCTAGCATCCATGTTGATgggttgtagttgtctttaatCTTTTGCACTCCCGGTATTCTCTTTATAACAAAAGATGCAAGAATGCAAACCAAGATTTTGCAATCGAACATTGgtgatgaaaaagaaatgaagttGTGCATGATGTAAGAAACTGACCTCAAAGTATTCAATGACTCTACTCGAATGCTTCCCGAGTGGACCAGCATAGATTAAACGCCCTCCAGCTTTCATGAGAATAAGCTTAAAGGATTACGTGAAAAGAACTTTAATTAGTTTAGTTGTGCAGTGTCCTTAAAGAGATTCAACAGTAGGATAAGCATCAGGCATTTGCTGAGTTAATTAGTTTTAGAATCTTTATCTAATTATGACGAAGATAATATGAATAAGTATCAAGGGTCTTTCTAAGATGGTGCACAAAAACTAGATTTTGCAACTTAAAAACACGGAAAAGTGCTTATTATTTAACCTCTTTAGTGGAATAGTGAGATAGAGAAATTGGATAAACAGGCTCAAAGGGTCTGTCATAACATCTTGGTTCATTATAAATCCCCAATCTATGTTAAGTGATTGAGGTTACCTCATCAAATGCCTCAAATATATCAATACTTGGCTGGTGAATTGTGCATGCGACAGTTCTTCCTGTTCCAACTACATTCTTCACTGCTCTCATTACAACTGCAGCTGCCCTTGCATCTAGACCTGTAGTTGGTTCATCCATAAATATAATTGAAGGATTAGCAACAAGTTCAATGGCTATCGTCAGCCTTTTTCTTTGTTCAGTGGATAAACCACTAATATTTGGCATGCCTACTAAAGAATCTTTGACCCCATCCAGCTCAATAGTATGAATGACTTCATTCACAAATTcctgaaaaacagaaagaaGCCATAAAAAAATGAATCCCAGTGAACAAgctcaaaatttgaaaataacaatGCTACACTGAGAGGAGAGCCATACAGCTTTAGTTTTGGCATCAATCTGAGAAGGAAGCCGTAGCCAAGCAGAAAAAACCACAGATTCCTCTACTGTTATGTTTGGAGAATGTATGTCATTTTGTTCACAGTAACCTGATACTCTGGCAAATGTTTCCTGAACCTTAGGGTAGCCACCAATTCTAATCTCTCCTTCTATAATACCACCAGTCTTTCTTCCACACAGGACATCCATCAAAGTTGTTTTCCCTGCTCCGCTCACTCCCATCAGCGCTGTTAGTATGCCAGGTCTAAATGAACCTGTGATGTCAGAAAGGAGCTGAAGCCTTCTCTCAGTAAAACCTCTATTTCTCATTTCCTGCATTCAATATGACATGATTTCCAACTACGTCCATGCATGTAACTTCATACTCAAGAACTAgcaataatttaattcattcaaGTTACCAAAGGAGTATCAACATAGTATTGGACATCATGAAATGCTACTGCCAGTGGCTGGAAAGGTAGAACCAATCCTCCTGATGAAAAGTACGGAAAGAAGGAATGTAAATCACAATATAAAGTTTCACTGGTATGTTATCTGTTTAGCTGAAACAAAGTAATAAGGGGGGGCATGAAGAAGAAAGGTGCTCACGTGTTCTGGTTTCTACAGTATTTTCAATCAGAGAAGCAACATGTTTCTTGTCTGCACCAATGCTACTGTTGTTTTCTTGCTGTTCCTGTAACTCTGGATGCTTCTCAGAAGATATAAGTGTTCGAGATCTCGCAGGAGCTAATGGAGCAATGCCAAAGTGAAGGTTACAATAAAGGTCTAAGGGCATTATTATTCACCACATGAAATGTCCAAGTAAACAATGCAAAGTGAACTTACAATTCAAGAAAGTCAGCATCAAGGTAAAACCTACATTGAACAGCACTGTGAATCCAATTAAGGCAGCAATTGATATCCAATAAAAGTAACCATCAAAGTTTAGCCCCCGGTTATCAAGTACTTGCTGACCCATTGTGCTATTTGCAGACATCTTCAAATAGATCAAAGGAACCAAAATGATTAGATGAGGAATTTTATAATTGCACCAAGCAGGCCTTCACATAATTGGGTACTCTCAGCTAATGACAAAATTTCACGAAAGCAGAAGTGAAAATATCTTAATTTGAGCCTTTTGAATACTTGTGACCAAATGAAGTTAACTGGTCAATCCATCtcatcaataaaaaagaaaagagtagCGAAGCCACTGCATTTAGTTGCATGCAATGTATATTCTTTGAAGCACAAAAGGAGATATACACGATTACCTTTTCCCACCTAGGAGCAAGAAATTCATTCACAGTTAAGCCTATCTCTCCATACGACACAGGAGAAACCCAAAATCCCCATCGCAACCAAGACGGCATATATGCTACAATGGAAAAGCAGCTAAAGTTATTTTCTGAACAAAATTGCGTGTTAAAAAAGTAAACCAGTTCTTGATTCTTACGCTTTGGAATGATGAAGCCACCAAATAGTAAAACAATTACTATGGCCACAGTACCAAATGTCACAGAAGCAACCACAGTCTGAAAAATTGAGGCAATAAATCGAAACATGGATACCGAAGTCATGTGTATGACAAACAAGAGAAGGAACTGGCGAAAGAATCTGAAGAGAAAAGTTAAAGTCAAAACTTGGTTAGTATGACTGAGATTACGAAACAGTTTTCGGGTAAAGAAACAACACGAATATAGATTCTCAAAGAATCATTGTTAAAACAAATCATGTTGTGTTAAATTCTGGAGACAAAGGCATCTTCAAATGTAGTACTTTCAACTAGACCATATAAATCCCATCAAGGACTAACCTTCCAATCTCGGGGCTGTAACCAATGACGTAATAAGAAAGGGATGTCCAAATAAAAGATTCCAACAATGAAAGTGGAATCTTTAAAACAGCAGATGGTATTGTATAAGCCCACGCAGGAAAAAAGCACAACTCTTTTTGCTTGTAAATAACTGCAAGTCTTGATACTGTCATAGATAGTTCTGGAAATCCATCAACCAGAAGAATGACGAGTGAATAAAACAACGAACCCATGAAATAATTCCCATGGACCACATCAACAGCCATTCGTGTTCGAATGAAAACAGTCATTGCTACAAATGCAACGATGACAAGCTGCATGGATAAATAATGCAACTTGAGAAAGTTCGGTATAGTTATCATGATAGAAAGGCatgaaagtgaaaagaaaaacctATAGAGTACCTGTGTTGACTTGAATACATAGACGAACGAGTTTCTTTTCATTAGAAGAATTTCCCTCATGATGCAAGCCTTAAATAATTCCCATTTTGATAATGAGAACTTTTTAGATACAAGGGCATCATTGTTGTGGCTCTGAGACTTATCAAACGGCTTCAAGAGCTCCTCCTCCAACTTTTTACCTAATGGGCTATCCTTAAATTTCTCAATGAACCGGTCAATCGAAACATAACTGTAAGGTTTTTCTGTGCTAGTCCAATACCGTGCTTGATCTTTCTTCGAGATAACCTGAATTTTACAAGTATTTCACATTatcaaattctaaaaatatcatGTTAGAAACGGAGGTATTCAGCTAGGCTGCACATACTTCCTGAAGAAAGTCAGCAGTGCCTTTTCTTTGAGGACATTTAAAGCCACATTCCTCAAAGAACTCAAGTATGCAATCCCGTGGACCGTGGTACACAATTTTTCCTTCTGCCATTAAGATAACATCGTCAAAGAGATCAAAGGTCTCTGGTGCTGGTTGAAGGAGTGAAATTAATGCAGTGGCATCTGTGATATGCACTAGATGCTGAATACAAGAGATAATCTGGAAAGTAGTGGAACTGTCTAAACCATTGGATATTTCATCCATAAATAGTGCTTTTGTTGGTCCAACAATCATCTCTCCTGTATAACATTCCAGAATCAGGAGCAGTCACCTCGTATATCAACTACTgctctaaaattatataaatttgataagcTGCTATTAGGCAGTGTACTAACAATACCTGTAGTTAACCTTTTCTTTTGACCACCAGATATACCTCTTCTTATTGGATCTCCTACTAATGTATCAGCACATATATCAAGACCAAGTATCTGCATGTGATGTAGTAGTcaataaacaataaatgaaCAGTATTTGGTAGAGATAATGAACTCTTGCTTCGTGGAGAAAATGAATAGACCACCTTTAAAATATAGTCTGTCTGAAGGCTACTCTCCAGTCCGTTAATTGATGTTGCCTGTACCAGAAACAGTGCTAGGTAATAGTAATCAACACTTAGACAACAGATTAGCATGAAGACTTTTCAATGACTATATTGAAATTACAAAGTAATGAACCAGTTATCCTACAAATcattataaacataattaattattgcaAGTTCTTCTGACCTCACTTTGTCTGAAAACAATAGACAGTTATCGTACTGAAATTCAGGTTCAGAAGAGTGAAATTGGGTTAAGAAAACAATCATAACTTTTTGAAAACTAAAGCATGCAAagtcttaaaattttaactttgaCCTTACTCAGCCCTAGAAAAACTTGTAATGGATGATTAAAGTACAgcagaataatttattattttgtcatGATATTATTATACCAAGTGAAGAAACAGCGAAAGCTGTATTTTTAATGAACTATTGGAAAAAAGTTAAGCTTTATTTGTTGTTACGATATTTTTGTTAAACATAGAGAAACTTGAACAAAACTTGAAAGTGGACAAAGAAAATGGGATGAGAAGTACCTTCATATATGCATCTAAATCAGGATCAGGAACTATTCCTGCGTCTTTCTCCCTTCTACTGACTTCCATTAGGAGTTCTTTCATACATGGACCAAAAGCCATCACTCATCTCTAAGAtcaatttatgaaatttatgtatttttgtaaCTTTAAGTATACCAACCTGCTCGGCTTCCTACACCTTGACAACGTGCTGAGAAATCAATTGTTTCCCTCACAGTCATCTCTGGAATATGCAAATCATATTGGCTTACATATGCTGATGATTTCTGAGGGATGAACTCTTCTAGTATGTGTCCATTGTAAGAAATGTCCCCTTGAACCTATGGTGCACCACAACAATTATGGAGAAGACTCATTTTAACTTTaatcatttttcaaataaactAAATACAAATATTGAGTTCATTCTGTCTTAATGCATGAATGCTTGATGGGATGGATTCATCTTTAGCTCATATGAATAAAAAAGGACAGTAATCCaaaataaaaagagtaaaatttGGATTAGGAGTGTGTCcatgttttcattaaaaatgaATTGGAAGATTTAACTGGTTTCTGGAGAAGTGAAATTCTTGTTTCTGTGGTCCCTTGGATAATGTCCACTTTCAATCCCTCAGTTGTTCTTTGTTTACCATTTTCAAAGTCAGAAGTGTTATCAGAAACAAACTTCAAATTTAGCTCTTCCCCCATAACAAGGTCATTTGAGTGACCATTCGTAAGTCCCTTATTGCTGAAGAGAGATAACAATCACTATggattttattataaagaagGAATAGCTAGTATTGAAAACTCATACCTTTCTCGGCCTTTTGGCTAAGATCAAGTGTAGTATCTGTTCTTATCAGTTTAATATCTGATATGTGGGCCAATGGTCCACacgatattaaattaattttttgaagGGGAGATTTCAGTACAGTAGCTTGCTACTGAGGATTTCATTTGTCGCTCAAATCTTGCACTAAAGCTTGAGCAGGCACACCCTATAAGTAGTATTTAATCTTTACAATATTGTGAATTGTATATTAATTCTATGATTTTGACTTGAGCAGGCATACTCTATAAGtagtattttatctttatattattgTGAATTGTATAAGAAttctatgatttttttaatacatttaatgttttatattcaaaatgtCATCATGGGCTTGTAAGATTTATCGTTCATTGAATTTCAATATAGACTTTAGTACTATACCTTTTCTGAtacatttttatgttaatatgaattgtaatttttttcgtTCAAAATTTTGGTATAACGTTTTTCAAATAAACTAAATACAAATATTGAGTTGATTCTGTCTTAATGCATGAATGCTTGATGGGAGGGCTTCATCTTTTAGCTCATGAAAAAAAGGACAGTAATCcaaaaaagagtaaaatttaGATTAGGAGGAGTGTGTCcatgttttcattaaaaatgaATTGGAAGATTTAACTGGTTTCTGGAAAAGTGAAATTCTTGTTTCTCTGATCCCTTGGGAAATAATGTCCACTTTCAATCCCTCAGTTGTTCCATGTTTACCATTTTCAAAGTCAGCAGTGTTAATCAGAAACAAACTTCAAATTTAGCTCTTCCCACAGGACAAGGTCATTTGGATCAGCATTCGTAAGTCCCATATCGCTTAAGAGAGATAACAATCACTGGAGATTTTGTTATAAAAACGGAATAGTTAGTCTAGAATACTCATACCTTTCTCGGCCTTTTGGCTAAGATCAAGTGTAGTATCTGTTCTTATCAGTTTAATATCTGATATGTGGGCCAATGGTCCACacgatattaaattaattttttgaagGGTAGGTCCCACGTCAGTAGCTTGCTATTGGGGTTCTCATGTGTCGTTCTAGCGTTGCACTATTGCTTGAGCCTGGCACACCCTCTACTGTAgtcacatttttattatttttatattgaagattaacatttaattttgtttaggaTCTTATAAATTTTGGTGTCTTCTAGTAAGCAGATATAATGGCATGGTGAAAACCCATAATAATCTTACAAAATGGGCAAATGTTTTCTGAAACTAAAGGGAGGTTTCTTTGCAGTAGCTTATGTTgctaataataaatttgatatgaATTGGAgcattttgttgtttaattctGGGATGGTAATTTATTTGAAGTAGATTTTGTTCtgtctaattttaaaatatctgcatagtattgtaatattttcttattcttgATATCATAATGGCCATTACATTATAATGGCCactatattttaagatattttcttATTAACCCACaccatattaaattaatatattttaagatattttcttATTAACCCACaccatattaaattaattttttgaagGGATGATCTCAAAACAGTAGCTTGCTACTGGAGACCGCAAGTCTAGCACTATAGCTTGAGCAGGCACACCCTATAATTATTATGGAAATTCTGATCTTAATCTCTGTTGTTTTGATAAATTGTATGTGTATGTTATATTATACTAAATTTCGGATTTTAATCTgtgttaatataaatatctctgtTCATTTAAATTGTCTGTGACATTAAATGGACAGAAactttagttttatatttgaaatgtgCACATGGACTttaaagttttttctttaagtGAAGTATATAAATTTGTGGTACCAATTTTCTATTGACACaagtttgatttaaatttattaagaaaagtCAGAACCTTGAGAGAATGACTTAATTTTCCTGCCAATGCCAACAATAAAGTTGTTTTACCACTTGCTGGTGGACCAAGCAATAAGGTCATCctgcaacaaaaaaaaaaaaaataacaaatcgtTGTAGTTTTACTCATGTTTTTACACCATACTGaatatactaatatatatactaatatcaaattcaatgaataattaaataaagaatcACGTAATAACATTGTAAAACTTTTGCAAATTACCTTCTCGGCTTAATAATGCCACTGACATGTTTGATGATGCTTATCTTCAAATCTTGAGAATTCAGAACTGATAATTTAGTGGTGTCcttaaagagaaaaaggaagagagaaacaAGAGGAGGGGAGAAAGTCTCTTAGGTAGTGAGCAAAAATAAAAGATCAGAGTGTGtattaaaatatcaatgttGTAAGAGAAGTTGCTTGCAATTCATTCATTTAAGAATACTTACAAAGATAAACTCTTTCAGGGTATTCCACAGCGTAGGTATGGGTTTGCCTTTAACTATCCTACACTCAGCTTCTACACACAGATTGTGATACCTCACTTCCACTGTGGGCAGCTTAATACCAACTCTACACAGTCAAAAATAGTAAACTTTATTAAACATCTTTCCACTTACTTACTTGATAGATCATAATTTTAAGTGGGTGTTTAGAATTTTGAGATTTAGTGGACATCACTCCAAAGACAGCATAATTAACACCAGAACACATGAAATTTCCATACCAAGCAATATTCTGctatataaatgaaaaaggaTGGTTTTCTTATACCGCTATATTATTAAACTTGTCTTTTTCTGTTGCACTAGCTAGTTTTCTATTGTTGATTTCTCCATAGACACagtgataaataaaattttagttgacctataaaatgattaataaaGTGAAACAGTTCAAAATAACACGCCATAAGAGAGAATCTAGAAGAACTAGTTACTTGTCAATTCTTTTCCTGAGTTTCTGCAGCAGTAGAAGATTATCATTTTCAATGTGCTTAATAAGCTTTTCTATGAACATGTGCCGTTCTTGAGCTCCAAGCCTGGTGACATCAACAACCTGCTTCCCTTTACTTTTCTCATATGTTTCCATGCCATCATAAACATCAAACAAAGCTGAAGTAATTCTCTCACAGGTTGGTAACCTCTGAAGTTCAGCCCATTGTAACCCTTCTGTCTCCTCATTATCATCTTGTTCAACAGGATTTATGCTTGAAATGCTCTGAAAACTAGAGGCATGGCTTCTAAATGAGGACCTTATGCTCCTTCCTATCTCAGCCAACTCAATTCTTAGAGACTCTATCTCATCTGCACCTACTAGTTGTGCCATCTCAGATGCAGCTCAAAGGCATATTCTCCACTTCTGAACATTATATAGAAATCTCTCTGCTGCTTTGATAAGCTTGACAGTGGCAGTTGCTGACGTAATGCATTATGTCATGTATTGTCTTGTGCTAATGACAATTGAAGAAGCTGGTATCACATGAAAATTACAACTGTAAACccatatttttttacattatcaaTGTAACTGAGCTTTCACAGATACATTAATTAATCACCAAAGTCCATGCCTagaaatgattgaaatattttactAAGAAACAGAAAGATATGCATGGTCAAAATTTAATGAAGACACGCAAGGATATATCAGAGTGGCATGATTCATTCATTTACCACTTCATTTTGTGGAACAACAAGCTTCCGGCCTGAAAGATGTGCATGCTAAATTCTGGTTTGTTCTCTTCCATTCCTCCAATGTGAATAGGGGCACTTTTTGGAATATCATgatgtttaataataaaatttcagtGTCCTGTTAGGGAAGCCCTAGAtggaatatttatattatatagtgGCGTTAAACCCTTGATTCCAGaatgaatatataaatgttatgtAAGTCATTGACCTCGTGACTCATGGTGACAAGCTGGAAATAACAACACTTTGGAAACACATTCCTTAAGCAAACAATTATATTGGAAAGGTTTTCATTTGGTGTAGTGATGAACCAGCACAAGTTTTCTTACAAGccaaaagaaaaatgatgtTAGAGTGAATTTAAGTTATTAgcagaaaatataaaacaaaagtaaaagtattattacaaaatatgattttggaTCTAACATTAattcctgttttttttttgcagaaCCTGCCTTTTTCACTATAACAACCACCTATTATAGAAGATGCTTCTGTAATTTGTTGGATGCTGATGGCAAAACGAAATTAGGGTTATGTAATGACTAATAAATAGTTAAACTCCCACCCCATCAAAATGCTTTCCGTAAAAAGAGGGATTGATTCGCTTCTGGAAAAAAGTTCCATAaacaaaaattctaaaattatttagtGTTCTGGAAAATAAATTTCGGAAGTGGtagggtgcaggaagaaaatgATATAATATCGGAAGAAATGGCATTAAAGTATAGGAAATTTTATTTGAGTATGGTTTTCTTTTTGTCATTCTTAACTGTGATGGAACTTAGAGGACAGAATTCTTGACACGGTAATAACTTATGAACACCTGAAAAAACGTTCTCTAGATTTACCACTTTAGTGAAAACATGATTACATTATTTATTGTCAAAACAACTAAAACAATTCCAGTGAAAACATGATTTACATTATTTAGTTCAAATCAACTGAAAAGTTGAACTTGTGAACACATTATTAAAACACATTCTCTAGAACTACAATTTTAGTGAAAACATAATTACATTTAGTTTCAAAACAGCAACCTAAACTATCAGATATTACAAACAGCAACAAAAAAGCATAGATACTACACGTAGTAGACcatattatgtatttaaaagGTGTGATCCtgaatattattatttcctTACGTCATTGTTATAGACTAGCTACATATTGAGTCTCCAAACTAGAGATGACAACCCACGATTTACTTCATTTATGGAAGGTTCAGGTATTGTGACACAAGATTTACCGATAAAAGAAACCTGTAATCAGACACCAGTACGGAATCGGTATTTAGAAatcattgaaaataatattatttgtcaGTTAAGAGATAAACACTGTTTCTTTTGCTGCCACAACCACAAGTAAATTGCACTTTGATAAAGTTTATATAATCTTCAACACATCAGCTATCATTCAGACAATATTAAATCCATTTGGTTTAGTCTGAAGATGGAAATTCAGAGTTTCCGCATTACTTCCACTTTTGGTCTTCAACATTCAACGAACACCCTAGCCTAGAATTCAATGCACATACAATTTTAGACAGATCAAAGGTCATCATCCATGGAACTGATGTAAGTTTTGCTTTCAGGTTATATAATATTGCAATCTAGAAGTATTATACTTTACAAAAGCAGGGACTCATGGATATTTTGAAACTCTTGCAGCATGAGTAATAAAAGCAGCACTTGAATATAGAATAAGTTCAATTTGACCAAAAAAACTAATAACTCTACCATCAATCCACTAACCCTGTACACCAAAAAGAAA contains:
- the LOC108334506 gene encoding pleiotropic drug resistance protein 3 isoform X2, with amino-acid sequence MVQGDISYNGHILEEFIPQKSSAYVSQYDLHIPEMTVRETIDFSARCQGVGSRAELLMEVSRREKDAGIVPDPDLDAYMKATSINGLESSLQTDYILKILGLDICADTLVGDPIRRGISGGQKKRLTTGEMIVGPTKALFMDEISNGLDSSTTFQIISCIQHLVHITDATALISLLQPAPETFDLFDDVILMAEGKIVYHGPRDCILEFFEECGFKCPQRKGTADFLQEVISKKDQARYWTSTEKPYSYVSIDRFIEKFKDSPLGKKLEEELLKPFDKSQSHNNDALVSKKFSLSKWELFKACIMREILLMKRNSFVYVFKSTQLVIVAFVAMTVFIRTRMAVDVVHGNYFMGSLFYSLVILLVDGFPELSMTVSRLAVIYKQKELCFFPAWAYTIPSAVLKIPLSLLESFIWTSLSYYVIGYSPEIGRFFRQFLLLFVIHMTSVSMFRFIASIFQTVVASVTFGTVAIVIVLLFGGFIIPKPYMPSWLRWGFWVSPVSYGEIGLTVNEFLAPRWEKMSANSTMGQQVLDNRGLNFDGYFYWISIAALIGFTVLFNVGFTLMLTFLNSPARSRTLISSEKHPELQEQQENNSSIGADKKHVASLIENTVETRTRGLVLPFQPLAVAFHDVQYYVDTPLEMRNRGFTERRLQLLSDITGSFRPGILTALMGVSGAGKTTLMDVLCGRKTGGIIEGEIRIGGYPKVQETFARVSGYCEQNDIHSPNITVEESVVFSAWLRLPSQIDAKTKAEFVNEVIHTIELDGVKDSLVGMPNISGLSTEQRKRLTIAIELVANPSIIFMDEPTTGLDARAAAVVMRAVKNVVGTGRTVACTIHQPSIDIFEAFDELILMKAGGRLIYAGPLGKHSSRVIEYFERIPGVQKIKDNYNPSTWMLEVTSRSAESELGVDFAQIYRESALYEQNKELVEQLSTPPPDSRDLYFPSHFPQNGWEQFKACLWKQHLSYWRSPSYNLTRIIFVTAMSLLFGILFWKKGKKINSQQDLFNVFGAMYSAVLFFGINNCSSVLPYVATERSVLYREKYAGMYSPWAYSFAQVLIEVPYLVIQAVVYVIITYPMLGYDWSAYKVFWSLYSMFCNLLYFNYLGMLLVSLTPNVQLASIVASSSYTMLNLFCGYFVPRPQIPKWWIWMYYLCPVSWTLNGMLTSQYGDADKEISAFEENKRIVQFLEDYYGFHHDFLSVIGVVLIVFPISIAILFAYCIGKLNFQKR
- the LOC108334506 gene encoding pleiotropic drug resistance protein 3 isoform X1; the encoded protein is MAQLVGADEIESLRIELAEIGRSIRSSFRSHASSFQSISSINPVEQDDNEETEGLQWAELQRLPTCERITSALFDVYDGMETYEKSKGKQVVDVTRLGAQERHMFIEKLIKHIENDNLLLLQKLRKRIDKVGIKLPTVEVRYHNLCVEAECRIVKGKPIPTLWNTLKEFIFDTTKLSVLNSQDLKISIIKHVSGIIKPRRMTLLLGPPASGKTTLLLALAGKLSHSLKVQGDISYNGHILEEFIPQKSSAYVSQYDLHIPEMTVRETIDFSARCQGVGSRAELLMEVSRREKDAGIVPDPDLDAYMKATSINGLESSLQTDYILKILGLDICADTLVGDPIRRGISGGQKKRLTTGEMIVGPTKALFMDEISNGLDSSTTFQIISCIQHLVHITDATALISLLQPAPETFDLFDDVILMAEGKIVYHGPRDCILEFFEECGFKCPQRKGTADFLQEVISKKDQARYWTSTEKPYSYVSIDRFIEKFKDSPLGKKLEEELLKPFDKSQSHNNDALVSKKFSLSKWELFKACIMREILLMKRNSFVYVFKSTQLVIVAFVAMTVFIRTRMAVDVVHGNYFMGSLFYSLVILLVDGFPELSMTVSRLAVIYKQKELCFFPAWAYTIPSAVLKIPLSLLESFIWTSLSYYVIGYSPEIGRFFRQFLLLFVIHMTSVSMFRFIASIFQTVVASVTFGTVAIVIVLLFGGFIIPKPYMPSWLRWGFWVSPVSYGEIGLTVNEFLAPRWEKMSANSTMGQQVLDNRGLNFDGYFYWISIAALIGFTVLFNVGFTLMLTFLNSPARSRTLISSEKHPELQEQQENNSSIGADKKHVASLIENTVETRTRGLVLPFQPLAVAFHDVQYYVDTPLEMRNRGFTERRLQLLSDITGSFRPGILTALMGVSGAGKTTLMDVLCGRKTGGIIEGEIRIGGYPKVQETFARVSGYCEQNDIHSPNITVEESVVFSAWLRLPSQIDAKTKAEFVNEVIHTIELDGVKDSLVGMPNISGLSTEQRKRLTIAIELVANPSIIFMDEPTTGLDARAAAVVMRAVKNVVGTGRTVACTIHQPSIDIFEAFDELILMKAGGRLIYAGPLGKHSSRVIEYFERIPGVQKIKDNYNPSTWMLEVTSRSAESELGVDFAQIYRESALYEQNKELVEQLSTPPPDSRDLYFPSHFPQNGWEQFKACLWKQHLSYWRSPSYNLTRIIFVTAMSLLFGILFWKKGKKINSQQDLFNVFGAMYSAVLFFGINNCSSVLPYVATERSVLYREKYAGMYSPWAYSFAQVLIEVPYLVIQAVVYVIITYPMLGYDWSAYKVFWSLYSMFCNLLYFNYLGMLLVSLTPNVQLASIVASSSYTMLNLFCGYFVPRPQIPKWWIWMYYLCPVSWTLNGMLTSQYGDADKEISAFEENKRIVQFLEDYYGFHHDFLSVIGVVLIVFPISIAILFAYCIGKLNFQKR